In Streptomyces nojiriensis, the sequence GCCGCGTGGGCCGCCGAGCGGCAGGCAGCCGCGGACGCGGACTGCACGGCCAACTCGTCCAGCAGCTCGGCCAGATGATCGTCTCCGGCGATCTCGGCGCGGACCGCCCGCTGGTCCCCGAGGAGATCGGCCAGCGCTTCGAGGTCTCCCGCACGGTCGTCCGCGAATCCCTGCGGGTCCTGGAGGCCAAGGGCCTCGTCAGCGCCCGCCCCAACGTCGGCACCCGGGTCCGTCCCGTCGCCGACTGGAACCTGCTCGACCCCGACATCATCGAATGGCGCGCCTTCGGTCCGCAGCGCGACGACCAGCGCCGCGAGCTCGGTGAGCTCCGCTGGACCATCGAGCCGCTCGCCGCCCGCCTCGCGGCCGGCCACGGCCGCCCGGACATCCAGCAGCGCCTCGCGGACATGGTCGAGATCATGGGCCACGCCCTCGGCCAGGGCGACGCGATCACCTTCGCCCGCGCCGACACCGAATTCCACGCGCTCCTCATCCAGGTCGCAGGAAACCGCATGCTGGAGCACCTTTCCGGCATCGTCTCCGCCGCCCTCCAGGTCTCCGGCAGCCCGGTCACCGCCTGCGACCGCCCGAGCGAGACCTGCGTCGCGCACCACGCGCGGATGGTCGAGGCCCTCGCCGCGGGTGACGCGACGGGCGCCGAGAACGCCATGCGCCAGCTCCTGACGGTTCATCCGGAGGTCGAGCGCGTGGTTCCCGCCCCGCGCGAGCACTGACGGGCGGACGCGCGGGGGCGCGGGGGTGCAGAACGTGTCGCCGGGCCCGGTCGGGTCCGGCGACACCGGCGTGAGGCCCCTTTCGCGGCGGTTCGGCATGCGCGAAGGGCCGGGTACGACCACAAGAGCGGCACTCGTGCGTACGGGGTGTGACTCGGGCCACGAAGATTGGGCGTAACGCTCTGCGAGGTCACGCGATGACGTAAGAGGTGATGGCCGACGGAGGGAAGACAGCAGCCCTTGGGGGTGCTGTGCAGCTCCCCGGCCCCTGCCCGCGCCGCCGGCCCATCCCCGGTCGGTGGTCGTCGGCTCCGGTCCAGCACCACCAGGCCCGGGGTCGGAAGCCGTTCCCATCGTTCCGAGAGGTTGTTCGTGTCGGCCAGCACATCCCGTACGCTCCCGCCGGAGATCGCCGATTCCGAGTCTGTGATGGCGCTCATCGAGCGGGGCAAGGCCGAGGGGCAGATCGCCGGCGATGACGTGCGTCGGGCCTTCGAGGCTGACCAGATTCCTGCGACCCAGTGGAAGAATGTTCTGCGCAGCCTCAACCAGATCCTCGAGGAAGAGGGTGTGACGCTGATGGTCAGTGCCGCGGAGTCGCCCAAGCGCACCACCCGCAAGAGCGTCGCAGCCAAGAGCCCGGCCAAGCGGACGGCCACCGAGACCGTCAAGAAGACGGCGGCCAGGACGACGGCAGCGCAGCCCGCGGCCACCGCGGTCCCGGCAGCCGGGGCGGCGGACCCGGAGATCGTGGACGCCCTCGCGGGAGAGACCGGAACGGAGCCCGCCGCCAAGAAGACGGCGGCGAAGAAGACGGCTGCGAAGAAGGCCGCGCCCGCCAAGAAGGCCGCCGCCAAGAAGACGGCGGCGAAGAAGACCGCCTCCAAGAAGGACGCGGACGAGGCGGGCGAGGACGAGAGCGCGGACGAGGGTCCCGACGCCGTCAAGGCCGAGGCCGAGGAAGAGGAGGAGGGCGGGGAGAACAAGGGCTTCGTCATCTCCGACGACGAGGACGACGCCCCCGCCCAGCAGGTCGTGGTCGCCGGCGCCACCGCCGACCCGGTCAAGGACTACCTCAAGCAGATCGGCAAGGTCCCCCTCCTCAACGCCGAGCAGGAGGTGGAGCTCGCCAAGCGCATCGAGGCGGGTCTGTTCGCCGAGGACAAACTGGCGAACTCCGACAAGCTGGCTCCCAAGCTCAAGCGCGAGCTGGAGATCATCGCCGAGGACGGCCGCCGTGCGAAGAACCACCTGCTGGAGGCCAACCTCCGCCTCGTGGTCTCCCTCGCCAAGCGCTACACCGGCCGCGGCATGCTCTTCCTGGACCTGATCCAGGAGGGCAATCTGGGTCTGATCCGCGCGGTCGAGAAGTTCGACTACACCAAGGGCTATAAGTTCTCCACCTATGCCACGTGGTGGATCCGGCAGGCGATCACGCGCGCCATGGCCGACCAGGCACGCACCATCCGCATCCCGGTGCACATGGTCGAGGTCATCAACAAGCTCGCCCGCGTCCAGCGCCA encodes:
- a CDS encoding FadR/GntR family transcriptional regulator, whose translation is MSTLAHTMMTAARHADSGLAGPGELDRYPYAETPGSDRVGAPHWDGADVELSRVGRRAAGSRGRGLHGQLVQQLGQMIVSGDLGADRPLVPEEIGQRFEVSRTVVRESLRVLEAKGLVSARPNVGTRVRPVADWNLLDPDIIEWRAFGPQRDDQRRELGELRWTIEPLAARLAAGHGRPDIQQRLADMVEIMGHALGQGDAITFARADTEFHALLIQVAGNRMLEHLSGIVSAALQVSGSPVTACDRPSETCVAHHARMVEALAAGDATGAENAMRQLLTVHPEVERVVPAPREH
- a CDS encoding RNA polymerase sigma factor, with amino-acid sequence MFVSASTSRTLPPEIADSESVMALIERGKAEGQIAGDDVRRAFEADQIPATQWKNVLRSLNQILEEEGVTLMVSAAESPKRTTRKSVAAKSPAKRTATETVKKTAARTTAAQPAATAVPAAGAADPEIVDALAGETGTEPAAKKTAAKKTAAKKAAPAKKAAAKKTAAKKTASKKDADEAGEDESADEGPDAVKAEAEEEEEGGENKGFVISDDEDDAPAQQVVVAGATADPVKDYLKQIGKVPLLNAEQEVELAKRIEAGLFAEDKLANSDKLAPKLKRELEIIAEDGRRAKNHLLEANLRLVVSLAKRYTGRGMLFLDLIQEGNLGLIRAVEKFDYTKGYKFSTYATWWIRQAITRAMADQARTIRIPVHMVEVINKLARVQRQMLQDLGREPTPEELAKELDMTPEKVIEVQKYGREPISLHTPLGEDGDSEFGDLIEDSEAVVPADAVSFTLLQEQLHSVLDTLSEREAGVVSMRFGLTDGQPKTLDEIGKVYGVTRERIRQIESKTMSKLRHPSRSQVLRDYLD